One region of Methanosphaera cuniculi genomic DNA includes:
- the secY gene encoding preprotein translocase subunit SecY, whose amino-acid sequence MSSLDSIKPFYSLLPHVATPKGHVDFKDKLKWTGIILILYFLLTEVSLFGLSPTAIDQFAQLRSVMAGSFGSIITLGIGPIVTASIVMQLLVGGKLINLDLSKPEDKSAFQGTQKLLAIIFTLFEGIILVFTGSLPPISDEYTLILIIQMVLGGILIIYMDEVVSKWGFGSGIGLFIAAGVAEQILVGTFNFLPATGTNVPAGKLPAFIYSLMVGQPNFSLLIPIIATIAVFLIVVYAECMRVEIPLSYGGVKGARSKYPLKFVYASNMPVILVSALFLNVQLFAGLFQSIGFPILGEVSQGQPISGVAYYLTTPSSISVLFTDPLRVLIYAIVFVGLCILFALLWVEISGIGPKQVAKQLSEMGVQIPGFRNSKVHFRKIMDKYIPPITVLGGAFVGLLAFGADLTGALGGGTGVLLTVGIVYRLYEDIAKEQLMDMHPMMRRFFGNE is encoded by the coding sequence ATGTCATCACTAGATAGTATAAAACCATTTTATTCTCTCTTACCTCACGTTGCCACACCTAAAGGGCATGTTGACTTTAAAGATAAATTAAAATGGACAGGAATAATATTAATACTATACTTTTTATTAACAGAAGTATCACTTTTTGGTCTAAGTCCTACGGCTATAGATCAATTCGCACAGTTAAGATCAGTAATGGCAGGTAGTTTTGGTTCAATTATTACTTTAGGTATTGGACCAATAGTAACTGCTTCAATTGTAATGCAGCTATTAGTTGGTGGTAAGCTGATAAATCTAGATTTATCAAAACCTGAAGATAAGTCTGCATTTCAAGGAACACAAAAATTATTAGCAATTATATTCACACTCTTTGAGGGAATTATTCTAGTATTTACAGGATCACTTCCTCCAATATCTGATGAATATACATTAATTCTTATAATTCAAATGGTTCTTGGTGGTATATTAATAATTTACATGGATGAAGTTGTAAGTAAATGGGGATTCGGTAGTGGTATCGGTCTTTTCATTGCAGCAGGAGTTGCAGAACAAATACTTGTAGGTACATTTAACTTCCTTCCTGCAACTGGTACAAATGTTCCAGCAGGAAAACTTCCAGCATTTATTTACTCACTTATGGTTGGACAACCTAACTTTAGTTTACTTATTCCAATCATTGCAACAATTGCAGTATTCCTTATTGTTGTATATGCAGAATGTATGCGTGTTGAAATTCCATTATCATATGGTGGAGTTAAAGGTGCACGTTCAAAATATCCATTAAAATTTGTATATGCTAGTAACATGCCTGTAATATTAGTAAGTGCATTGTTTTTAAATGTACAATTATTTGCAGGATTGTTCCAGTCAATAGGTTTCCCAATACTTGGAGAAGTATCACAAGGACAACCTATTAGTGGGGTTGCATATTATCTAACTACACCATCAAGTATTTCTGTACTATTTACAGATCCACTTCGTGTATTAATTTATGCAATTGTATTTGTAGGACTTTGTATCCTCTTTGCTCTTTTATGGGTTGAAATTAGTGGAATTGGTCCTAAACAAGTTGCAAAACAATTATCTGAAATGGGAGTTCAAATTCCAGGATTTAGAAATAGTAAAGTTCACTTCAGAAAAATTATGGACAAATACATACCACCAATCACAGTACTTGGTGGAGCATTTGTAGGACTTCTTGCATTTGGGGCAGACTTAACTGGAGCTCTAGGTGGAGGTACAGGGGTACTTTTAACTGTTGGTATAGTATATAGATTATATGAAGATATTGCAAAAGAACAACTCATGGATATGCATCCTATGATGAGAAGATTCTTTGGTAATGAATAA